The Cryptomeria japonica chromosome 2, Sugi_1.0, whole genome shotgun sequence region ACTCAAGTATCCAAGTCTCCTAAGATGGTCTAGATTTACTAATGAGGAAGTAGTTCAATGTTCTAGACCAACAAGTTAGATGCACAAATCTGCTAATCAAATGCATGGAAGAACAAGTTTAAAAGaatgaaaaaaattgttgaaaagtGCTACCAAAtgacacatatatgcatataaatgACTCAAGTATTGTGGTATAAATCAAACGCATAGAAAGATAATCAAAAGAATAGGTATGTGGATCTGGTGTGCAATGAAGTGGTATATTTGCAGATATGTGTAAGTCAATGATCCAACAACAAGTGAAAAACTAGGTTAACAATTCATATATGTAGGTCAATTGTTCAATGCATGTAGAAAATCAAGAAGGTTTATTAATGTCTTAAAAAAAATCTGGCAGTGAGTCTAGTCAAGACACTACATCAATGTATCAATTTTAGAAAGTTAGTCAAAATCATATGTAGGTAGATCAGATGTGCACTAATACAAATCAAAAGTGTTGTTTTGTAGATTAAAAGTGTGACATGACAGGTTATAAACATTGCTCTTGAAAGTAGAGGCCCCATAAGTTAactcaaaagagaaattttatcaaTGAAAAGTACATCAAGACGTTTTAGCAGCAGGTCTTTGGTAGCTCAAATGTGTGGAAAGATTTATTAGATGCATGTTTTAATAGTAAATTTGGCTATGGTCAGTCCAATTTGGAAAGAGATCATAAAAATCACCATTTGATAATTTTAGGTTAAAAAGATTGAATTAGCCTCATTGGTATTTTACAATAAAGATAGGTCAAGCACATTAACAACCAAAAAATGTTTAGGTGGGTGTTTCTCCACTAGTGTAGGACCAACCCATAATACTATAGGATTGTACATGTATGTTCTACCCTCAAGAGCCAATAGATATGTGTCTAGTGGCTCAAGGAATTAATTTTTGTCTTAATTTTGAGGGTTTTTGACATCTAAAATAATTTTTCTCTCTCTTTAGGACGGTACATGTTGAGTAATTTTAGTCATGATATTGTACTTTGCACTAGAATATTGAGACAATTGAAAGCTTTCAAGGCTTGTAAAAACAAGGTTCACAGTAGATAAATGTGAACTATGAATCTATCtacaaatgtcttagatcaaaaagttctctccctttctcttcaccTCACAAGTCTAGATGGATTGAGGGTCTCAAAGTTTGATCAAAcatagggtaaaagtacaaagttgtgtcacacttttggcCAACTTATCaatacaagtgaatttaagtatttcTACCTAAAAATAGTTTTTGGTCAAACATAAAGTCTACCTAAATTCATTCTAGCTAAGTTAGATATGAACCACAAATGTTTCCAATTAAAAGTCtatactaaatgtatatttttatACCATTTTTGAAtcaattaccaaaaaaaaaattatttgaaaaacttGATGGTTCAACAACTATTTTTAtaaacaatattttattaaaatataaaaaatattcttatataaatattaattttctaaaatatatattttgttaagttttattaatttcatattttatattttatttctattaaaaatagatcatcaaaattaaattataaaatttatttttttgtcaaGGAAAAAATACTAGTTTATTAACCTGTAAACCTATTGTTTTTCTTTGGTGAGATGAGTTAATAGTCCAACTAAGTCCATGATATACGTCTGCAAGGAAAGCATTACGGGCAAAATAACCAAAGCAAAAATATTAAATAAGACTTTGCAAACTCCCAATCAAGAGCTGCTTCACCAAAAAAAATGACAAGTTTTCCTTGGCTTTCCTTGCCGACCTCAGTGAAAAAGATATGAGAATCTTcttcataattaaataataataatcagaataaagtttttgaatttttatttaaatGATACAGATAAGAAAGGTAGTGTTATTAATGTCATTGTAAAATTAGAAATGTAATAATAAATTTTTGTATTATTTGCGATACTAGATTTCATTAGACTTCCAACAAAATATTTGAAGGTATAATTGATAATACAAGTTCCAACAatactaaaagaggggtaaaaatttattgaaatccAAAGAGAACAGTACAACAAAAGGGACAACAGAAAATACAAAGAGCTCTAATGAGCCTTATCCCGAGCAACAAGTTGATCCAATTCGTGAGACAATTCAAGGGGAAGATGCCTCTGATCCGTAATATTCCAATCCTGTATATACTCTGACgcccacttagccaaacagtcGGCCACACCATTCCATTCATGAGAGATATGGGAAAAAATGACAGAGTCAAGGGTCCAACATAAGTGATCTGTTTAATAACCAGAGCCAAATGCCAATCAACATCGGCCAGCtttttttaattcaataaattgACAACCACCTGCGAGTCTGTATACAAATTCCAACAATACAATTATTTGTGTAAGTTTTTAATTTTTCCACGGCTTTATATTCTCATTATGCACATGCATCTTCCAAATTAGTTATAATTTACATGATCAAATTCAAAAATTATCACACATCAATATTATAAATTGTGAAAATTTTTAATCTTTGAAAAAAGCTTTCATTATTCCAAAAAGATTGGCAGTCAGAATCAAAAGAGATAGGTTATGTATATCAAGAAAATTGTAAAGCTTTTAAATATCAAAAGAATATTGTTAGAAAGTAATATCGTTGATTGACATAAAGTTTTTACAATTTATCTAGATTGGATAAGATTTGATCAATAATTGACATAAGTTTTTCACAATTCATTTAGATTGAATAAGAATTGATTGTTAAGAAATAATATTCTTGATAAACATGAATTTTTCACAGTTCAGATAAAATTTGATTGTTAAGAAGTAATATTCTTGATTGacctaatttttttttggattatctaGATTGAATAAAATTTGTTTCTGAATTCAACTGTTTCGATCCAAATACAATACACAGGATTCTGAACCCACCAAAGATTAATCTTGGGTtatatcccctctctctaccactaaATTCCGAGGGATTCCACAGAATATCTTCTTTGAGCATGTACGTGCATATGCAGAATTTTCAATAGAAAATCATTATCTTTTAAGTTTACTTTTGTTCATGAGATTTTTTGTGCAATTGTAACAAAACCCATGTACACAAATGCATTGTAAAACCAGAAATCTAGTCTGTAAATTATGCACAGCAACAGAGAGTAGCAGTGAAGCAAAATAGTACACTTTACATATGTTTAGAATCACAAGGAAGTTGTGGGTCATGGGGTTTTGTTAGCCTTGGCTTCTTCAACAACAAGTTCAGTCATTTCTTCTTCTTCCTGAGGCGTTGCAGGGTGCTCCTCTGGTATTTTGCTTGTTTGTGATTTGGATTCCTTATATTCTCCATACAAATAGGATGCAAATCCCCACAAAGACAAACCCAGAGCCATGCCCTTCTCCCCACTGAACTTCTCATGGTAAAAGATCACTGCAAGCACCTCTGTAACAGGGATAAAGACAGCAATCAAAACACCACTCAACAGAGAAGTACTCACAAAGATGACACCAAACACCCCAATGAAGAAGAGCTGCCAGCAGATTGCATTCCAGACCAACATCATGTAATATATGAACTCCCCCACATCAGATGCCCTTGCCTCTCTTCCAATAGCAGGGAAATCCTTGTTCACAATCATACCCACTGTACAGAAAGCAGTGGCTGAAAAGGACATTATAAGCTGCATCTCCATAACCAGAGTGTATGTTATTCTGACTGTGGTCTTCTTATAGACAAACTCAATCAAAGGAAGAATGAATCCATAAAGAACAGCTGCAACAATGGTGACAGCAAACCCTAGCCAATATTGACCCTTAGTGACTCCCTCTGGCCTGTCACTACTGGTGTGCAGGGCCAACATGCCTGAACCCAGGGTGAGCAAGACGACAGCATTGATTGAATATGCTGTAAACTTCTGCTTGACTAAGAAGTATGCAAAGACTGCATTGAAGCCAAGCTGAGAGGCAATCAACAGAGAGGAGGTGGAGACAGGGAGATAAGAAACCCCCCAAGCATAAAAGAAGTCATCTAGACCAGTGAGAATACCCAGTACAATGGATGCAAGGCAAAGCCTGGGAGTTACATGGGTACCTTCAGAGGACTGTTTATTGCGTGAAGAAAGCCAAATGGGTATAATGAGAAGAGGCCACCCTCCAGTTTCAAGCCAGGCAGAGAACCATATGCGACTGCCCCCATGGAGGAAATAGAAGCGAAGTAACAGGGGACCTGCTGTTGTGCCAATGCACAGAGCCCCACAGTTAAACACCAAGAGAAGCCATTGCCTTAAGCTTTTCTTGTTTGATTCCATTCCGGGCTCTTTCCAGATCTACCTTGGCCTACCTTACCCACATCATTTTATCTCAGCCTCCCTTGTTTATTTAAGGAGAATTTCAATCTCCCCTGTTTGCTTGGATGACTGTATTTTCCTCGTCAACAGAGAGGATAGAAAGAAACTTGTACCTATACGGCAACCATAAAGTTTGATCCTATTCTGAGTAAGAACTGCTACAGATAGATCTGTCGTTTTTTATTTGACCCTTCTAAAAACGTATATTATTTATACACCTGGCTCAATTGGCGGTGAGATGAACAGGACGgcttttttatatatattgtatcCTCTTGAATAATTACTATTATCTGAAAGGGTATTCATTCCATAGCAATATTAATCTTTTGGAAAGAATCGGCAAATCAAAAGTATTggcaaaaaaaatcaatttataaaaaaatataaaaagttgtagaaaaacaaatcaaaaattactttttttatatatttaagggcatttctatagcatagagatatttggagcaaataaaatagagatgGATCTTCGTGGAGGGATGCCCTACTTTTTAAGGCCTCTACTAATCTACCTCCAAGCAAAAGGCAATTTCTATAGTAACCTCCTAGTAGAAGGCAGCCTATAGTCCCCACCTACCCTGCATGCCGATCTGGAGGGTATGTATATTGCCATCCTACTTGAGGGTAGAttacccatgaattgtagaaaaaaaAATTTCTTAGTTTATATTCATATCGCACAAAATATACCACAACAACGTATATATTAACTAGATAGTGacagttgtcaaaatgtcaattataATATAGTTTGTGACTTTATAGAGTCAACCTATAAACTAAGTACAAAGTTTGTGGTTTTTCTCTATGCATGTCTTTCATGTTATGAACATCCGTAGACTAGAATAGATGATTTTAAGAGATGACATACTATCTAGTTTGAGGCTTCATTTATTGATTTAGTGATATGTCAATTATAGAATAGCTAAGTTGCTAGTACGAGTACAGGTATGCGATCCCACTAACTAAGTGggggtttgggagtggagaccTTAATGGGTTCGAGAAATAGCAATGATAAGTTGCATAAGGTTTTAGATGTGAGAAAAAACCCAATGATAGAAGAGGTGTGGGGAAATGTTCCATTTCCCCGAGGACCAGAAGTGGGGGTTCAAGGGCTATGTCCTCGAAAAGAAAAATTtagagaaaatgagaaaagagagaGTGAAGAGAGCAAAATGATCTTTGTATTGAGTGAAATGATAATTTTTAGAGgcatttcagagtttttggatgcaaaaaaaagtcaaaatgatcaaaattgggAGACAAAAGGGAGATGCCAAGTAAAATAATATCTATAATTACAAACTTATGAGTTCTGCTATGAATATTATCACATACAAACATAAAAAAgaatctcataggctgtcaaaacCAATCTCCATTTTTAACTAAAAATATTCATATTAGGCTTTAATATAAACACTTGGGTTGTTATCTTGTTTTTTCGCGAAAAGAACATTTGAGTATTTTTTGGCCAATTGAAATAGAACCATAGAAAAATAATATGGCACAAAATAGTAAAACAAGGGGTCCTTCAGTTGAATAACCAAATCATAGAAAAATGCAACAAAGAAACAACATTGACAAAGATGAATACATTGAATTTTTGGCAATTGCGTCGCTAAAAAAccctctaattttcatcaattctcTGCTTTTCCGTGACCAAGAACACACTGCAAATGTCACACGACATCATTTATAAGACATTCGTAGGGGTTTTTCACTATTTTGAGGGTTTTTTATGGGTTTCAcaccatttttagggtttttgatatTGCACGATTTTTGCAGTCAATTATACCTGTGATTTAATCACAATTTGAATgcaaaaaaatgtgaaaaatcattgatcaatttttctacaaatttttggGGAAAAAATAGTGCCCTTGCCCCACTCATGGTTAATCTCAATCAGTCAACA contains the following coding sequences:
- the LOC131056097 gene encoding purine permease 3 produces the protein MESNKKSLRQWLLLVFNCGALCIGTTAGPLLLRFYFLHGGSRIWFSAWLETGGWPLLIIPIWLSSRNKQSSEGTHVTPRLCLASIVLGILTGLDDFFYAWGVSYLPVSTSSLLIASQLGFNAVFAYFLVKQKFTAYSINAVVLLTLGSGMLALHTSSDRPEGVTKGQYWLGFAVTIVAAVLYGFILPLIEFVYKKTTVRITYTLVMEMQLIMSFSATAFCTVGMIVNKDFPAIGREARASDVGEFIYYMMLVWNAICWQLFFIGVFGVIFVSTSLLSGVLIAVFIPVTEVLAVIFYHEKFSGEKGMALGLSLWGFASYLYGEYKESKSQTSKIPEEHPATPQEEEEMTELVVEEAKANKTP